A genomic segment from Spinacia oleracea cultivar Varoflay chromosome 3, BTI_SOV_V1, whole genome shotgun sequence encodes:
- the LOC110775112 gene encoding G-box-binding factor 1: MGAAEEQTPPKPSKATSSAQETQAGMQPYPDWQGSMQAYYGTGAAPPFFPSTVGAPAPHPYMWAGQHPMMPPYGTPVPYPALYPPGAVYAHPNMAMTPNPASVVETKGKNSDVKDQNSVKKSKGNSGLGNEKGVETAKATSGSGNEGASQSAESGSEGSSDASDDNNQQEHSATKKGSFDLMLEDGANAQHHSVNASAQGSVPGKPLGVAPNLNIGMDLWNSSAGGAKLRPSTGVASGVAPAMVGREGLMPDHQWIQDERELKKQKRKQSNRESARRSRLRKQAECEVLQKRVESLNNENSNLREELKRLSAECEKLTSENKSIKEELTQTCGPDSLQSLEENNASGEGDS; the protein is encoded by the exons ATGGGGGCAGCCGAGGAGCAGACACCTCCCAAGCCTTCAAAAGCAACAAGTTCAGCACAG GAGACTCAGGCGGGAATGCAACCATATCCTGATTGGCAAGGTTCCATGCAG GCATATTATGGTACTGGTGCCGCACCTCCTTTTTTCCCCTCAACTGTTGGAGCTCCAGCACCTCATCCCTATATGTGGGCGGGGCAG CACCCTATGATGCCACCTTATGGTACTCCAGTCCCTTACCCAGCTTTATATCCTCCTGGTGCCGTTTATGCTCATCCTAATATGGCAATG ACTCCAAATCCCGCTTCTGTTGTGGAAACTAAAGGGAAAAACTCAGATGTAAAAGATCAGAATTCCGTGAAAAAATCCAAAGGAAATTCAGGCTTGGGGAATGAAAAGGGAGTTGAAACTGCCAAAGCAACTTCAGGCTCTGGAAATGAGGGTGCCTCACAGAG TGCTGAAAGTGGAAGTGAAGGCTCATCTGATGCTAGTGATGACAACAATCAACAG GAACACTCTGCAACCAAAAAAGGAAGTTTCGATCTGATGCTTGAAGATG GGGCTAACGCACAACATCATTCGGTGAATGCCAGTGCTCAGGGTTCCGTGCCCGGGAAACCTTTGGGTGTTGCTCCTAATCTTAACATTGGCATGGATTTGTGGAATTCCTCTGCTGGCGGAGCTAAGTTGAGACCAAGTACTGGAGTAGCATCTGGTGTTGCTCCGGCAATGGTTGGACGCGAAGGGCTTATGCCTGACCACCAATGGATCCAA GATGAACGTGAACTTAAAAAACAGAAACGCAAACAATCTAATAGAGAGTCAGCCAGGCGATCAAGGTTGCGCAAACAG GCTGAGTGTGAAGTACTGCAAAAAAGGGTTGAATCTCTGAACAATGAAAATAGCAACCTCAGAGAAGAGCTCAAGAGGTTATCTGCCGAATGCGAGAAGCTGACCTCTGAAAACAAGTCCATTAAG GAGGAGCTAACCCAGACATGCGGACCAGATAGCTTACAAAGTCTTGAAGAAAATAACGCTTCTGGCGAAGGCGATAGCTGA
- the LOC110775098 gene encoding scarecrow-like protein 15, producing MKVPLTTPQTCKSTTGNTTATTTITTSNATSNNNNNNNNNTTFDSPNSITTTNSTNLCYEPTSVLDLQRSPSSPTGATTKTDTKNSNTNPTTDLDNLEGWDSILSELGLNDDSNSNNPKLLLSQISSSCDTTQHHQVLPDFTSTHHFNQNQPSSLDLSSDYANFCDFSYNNNNNNNNSNNNQNFNPNFGHFDQQQQQQQQQHLHPQLLQPHQTANTNPSFGIDFLDDLIRAAQAFESNDSEQVYVILARLNQRLRSPLGKPLQRAAFYFKEALQHLTTTTTTTDNDHSNTPSMLSPPPRPPKLTSYEVVQTIRAHKAFSGISPVSLFSTFAANQAILESVVDGSSPFIHIIDFDIGFGGHWASFMRELVDKASDHNHQGKVSSSSMVLRITAIVPEEFGIESKLVKENLNQFARDLNLNFHIDFVLIPTFEILSYKSVKIMEGEKVAVHLSPAVFNRFSNNSRSGISKFLGDLRGISPSCVVVVDKEVGIDAGTASFGPTFLAGIEFYTGMMESIEVASAGGFTGGGDSMRRIETFVLRPRIFAAVEAAARVSAGRRTTWREAFVAAGMRAVGFSQFADFQAECLLRRAQVGGFHVAKRHGEMILFWHDRPLVATSAWRC from the coding sequence ATGAAAGTTCCCCTCACCACCCCTCAAACTTGCAAGTCCACCACCGGAAacaccaccgccaccaccaccatcaccacctcCAACGCcaccagcaacaacaacaacaacaacaataacaatacCACGTTCGATTCACCTAACAgcatcaccaccaccaacagCACCAACTTGTGTTACGAGCCTACGTCGGTTTTAGACCTCCAGCGTAGCCCTAGTAGTCCGACGGGCGCTACTACCAAGACCGATACGAAGAACAGTAATACAAATCCGACGACCGATCTGGACAATTTAGAGGGGTGGGATTCAATCCTGTCTGAATTAGGGCTTAATGACGATTCCAACTCCAATAATCCCAAACTTTTATTATCCCAAATCAGTTCATCATGTGATACCACACAACATCATCAGGTCCTCCCGGACTTCACATCCACCCACCATTTTAACCAGAATCAACCATCCTCACTAGATTTATCTTCCGATTACGCCAACTTCTGCGACTTCtcctacaacaacaacaacaacaacaacaatagtaATAATAACCAGAATTTTAACCCTAATTTCGGACATTtcgatcaacaacaacaacaacaacaacaacaacatcttCACCCACAACTTCTTCAACCACACCAGACGGCGAACACGAACCCGAGTTTCGGGATCGATTTCCTAGACGATCTCATACGTGCGGCACAAGCGTTCGAATCCAACGACTCAGAACAAGTCTATGTGATATTAGCACGGCTCAATCAACGGTTAAGATCACCTCTAGGGAAACCTCTTCAAAGAGCTGCCTTCTACTTCAAGGAAGCTCTCCAAcacctcaccaccaccaccaccaccaccgacaATGATCACAGCAACACTCCATCAATGTTATCGCCACCGCCTCGACCGCCGAAGCTGACGTCGTATGAGGTGGTGCAAACCATACGAGCTCATAAAGCTTTCTCCGGAATTTCGCCGGTGTCGCTTTTCTCCACCTTTGCTGCTAATCAAGCTATACTTGAATCCGTCGTTGATGGATCGTCGCCGTTTATCCATATTATCGATTTCGATATCGGATTCGGCGGTCACTGGGCTTCGTTCATGCGAGAGCTCGTTGATAAAGCTTCTGATCATAATCATCAAGGTAAGGTTAGTAGTTCTTCAATGGTGTTAAGGATTACTGCGATTGTTCCTGAGGAATTTGGGATTGAGAGTAAGCTTGTGAAGGAGAATCTCAATCAATTTGCTCGCGATCTTAACTTAAATTTCCACATTGATTTTGTTTTGATCCCGACTTTTGAGATTTTGTCGTATAAATCGGTGAAGATTATGGAGGGGGAGAAGGTGGCGGTTCATCTATCTCCGGCGGTGTTTAATCGGTTTTCGAATAATTCCCGGAGCGGAATCTCGAAGTTTCTCGGCGATCTACGTGGAATTTCGCCGAGttgtgtggtggtggtggataaGGAGGTTGGGATTGACGCTGGAACGGCGTCGTTTGGGCCGACTTTTCTTGCCGGAATTGAGTTTTATACCGGGATGATGGAGTCTATTGAGGTGGCTTCCGCCGGCGGGTTTACTGGAGGCGGAGATAGTATGAGGAGGATAGAGACGTTTGTGCTGAGGCCGAGGATTTTCGCGGCGGTTGAAGCGGCGGCTAGGGTGTCGGCGGGGAGGCGGACGACGTGGAGGGAGGCGTTCGTGGCGGCGGGGATGAGGGCGGTGGGGTTTAGTCAGTTTGCTGATTTTCAAGCTGAGTGTTTGTTAAGGAGGGCTCAGGTTGGCGGGTTCCACGTGGCAAAGCGCCATGGGGAGATGATACTTTTCTGGCATGATAGGCCCCTCGTTGCCACGTCAGCTTGGCGGTGTTAG